One genomic region from Salvia hispanica cultivar TCC Black 2014 chromosome 2, UniMelb_Shisp_WGS_1.0, whole genome shotgun sequence encodes:
- the LOC125203752 gene encoding probable leucine-rich repeat receptor-like protein kinase At1g68400, translating to MSLSKLNYTTTALFLLLLIHYAAAVAPPNPDLRPLFLLKSAADPDNAVLTSWNASTDLCTASWLGVTCLHSRVSRLILENLGLRGSLPPRSLSSLTQLRVLSLKQNHFSGQIPDLSNLTALKLLFLSHNRFSGPFPSSLTSLPGLYRLDLSHNSFTGSIPASLNGLTRLLTLRLDGNGFSGPLPGLVILNLHDFSVSGNGLAGRIPDSLSAYPPSSFSNNRALCGPPLKNCASPNTTVSSSPTGMVAEIKPGDNQRGKFGSLAIIGIIIGDILVLGLVSMLLYCYFWRNYANELDSSPSGKSSEKMAYSSSPYPYPNPAQSCHEKGQMVFFEGARRFELEDLLRASAEMLGKGGLGTAYKAVLDDGNVVAVKRLKDLGATGKKEFEQQMEVLGKLKHPNLVELKAYYFAKDEKLLVYDYMPNGNLFWLLHGNRGPGRRPVDWATRLKIAAGAARGLAFIHNTCKSLRLVHGNIKSTNILIDADGNARVSDTGLAALSGNPKPNGYRPSEASEGRKLTQKCDVYAFGVLLLELLTGKCPGMVESGASELPRWVQSVVREEWTAEVFDLELMRYKDIEEEMVGLLQIGLACAQASPEHRPKMGYVVKMIDELRRGTAEDSHDALPSE from the exons ATGTCActctcaaaattaaattatactaccaccgctctcttcctcctcctcctcatccaTTACGCCGCTGCTGTGGCTCCTCCGAACCCCGACCTCCGCCCCCTCTTCCTCTTAAAATCCGCCGCCGACCCCGACAACGCCGTCCTCACCTCGTGGAACGCCTCCACCGATCTATGCACCGCCTCCTGGCTCGGCGTGACCTGCCTCCACAGCCGCGTCTCCCGCCTAATCCTTGAAAACCTCGGCCTCCGCGGCAGCCTCCCCCCGCGGTCCCTCTCCTCCCTCACCCAGCTCCGCGTCCTCAGCCTCAAGCAAAACCACTTCTCCGGCCAAATCCCCGACCTCTCCAACCTCACCGCCCTCAAGCTCCTCTTCCTCTCCCACAACCGCTTCTCCGGCCCCTTCCCCTCCTCCCTCACCTCTCTCCCCGGCCTCTACCGCCTCGACCTCTCCCACAACAGCTTCACCGGCTCCATACCCGCCTCCCTAAACGGGCTGACCCGTCTGCTCACGTTGCGGCTAGATGGTAACGGGTTCTCGGGTCCGCTCCCGGGTTTGGTAATACTCAACCTGCATGATTTCAGCGTGTCTGGAAACGGGCTGGCGGGTCGGATACCCGACTCACTTTCGGCTTACCCGCCCTCCTCGTTTTCAAACAACCGGGCTTTATGCGGCCCGCCTTTGAAAAACTGCGCCAGCCCGAATACAACCGTTTCCTCCTCCCCGACCGGAATGGTCGCGGAAATAAAGCCCGGCGATAACCAGCGAGGGAAATTCGGGTCGCTGGCGATAATCGGAATAATAATCGGCGATATCTTGGTTTTAGGACTGGTTTCCATGCTTCTCTACTGCTATTTCTGGAGAAATTACGCTAACGAGCTGGATTCCTCGCCGTCGGGGAAGAGCAGCGAGAAGATGGCCTATTCGTCGAGCCCGTACCCGTACCCGAACCCGGCCCAATCGTGCCATGAGAAGGGGCAGATGGTGTTTTTTGAGGGGGCGAGGAGGTTTGAGCTGGAGGATTTGCTGAGGGCGTCGGCGGAGATGCTCGGAAAAGGTGGATTGGGGACGGCGTACAAAGCGGTTTTGGACGACGGCAATGTGGTGGCGGTGAAGCGGCTGAAGGATTTGGGGGCCACCGGAAAAAAGGAATTCGAGCAGCAAATGGAGGTGTTGGGAAAGCTGAAGCATCCTAATTTGGTGGAACTCAAAGCTTATTACTTTGCCAAAGATGAAAAATTGTTGGTCTATGATTACATGCCTAATGGAAACCTTTTCTGGCTTCTCCACg GAAACAGAGGGCCGGGAAGAAGGCCGGTAGATTGGGCAACACGGTTAAAAATTGCAGCCGGCGCCGCGCGAGGCCTCGCCTTCATCCACAACACCTGCAAATCTCTGAGGCTCGTCCACGGCAACATCAAATCCACAAACATACTCATCGATGCAGACGGCAACGCGAGAGTATCCGACACCGGCCTCGCCGCTCTCTCGGGGAACCCGAAGCCGAACGGCTACCGCCCCTCGGAGGCCTCGGAAGGGCGGAAGCTGACGCAGAAGTGCGACGTGTACGCGTTCGGGGTGCTGTTGCTGGAGCTGCTGACGGGGAAGTGCCCGGGGATGGTGGAGAGCGGGGCGTCGGAGCTGCCGAGGTGGGTGCAGTCGGTGGTGAGGGAGGAGTGGACGGCGGAGGTGTTTGATTTGGAGCTGATGAGGTATAAGGATATTGAGGAGGAGATGGTGGGGCTGCTGCAGATTGGGTTGGCTTGTGCGCAGGCTTCGCCGGAGCATAGGCCTAAGATGGGGTATGTTGTCAAGATGATTGACGAATTGCGACGGGGGACGGCGGAGGATTCTCACGATGCGTTGCCGAGTGAGTGA